Proteins co-encoded in one Actinomadura luteofluorescens genomic window:
- a CDS encoding amidase yields the protein MGGFFTGRTLTGIGRDLRAGRESARGLVARVLDSVDKDLNAFVTLDAEGAEAAARWADEELASGVDRGPLHGVPVAVKDIIDVAGLPTGMGSGHYAGHVAEADAACVTMLRDAGAVIVGKTGTQEFAFGGSGDVSVNGAVRNPHDRERMSGGSSSGSAVAVAAGMVPLAIGTDTGGSVRIPSAFCGIAGFKPAHGTIPADGVFPLSRSLDHVGVLAATADDCRVAYHALTGPAEAVPSLLAGSSGGGRAGDAPYGRVAWIEPPACDPEVERRVRALFPDAPSERIDFAGLRQVFLAIEYSEAYDVHAERVAEAPGRYQAATLARLEDAGRMPGWRLVRALRERDRYAEEIAGLLDRYDLLAMPTMPIPAPRIGATEVGLGPLTALLVSLTSPWNVLGLPALSVPAGTVPADGGGELPIGAQLVTRRGAESLLFTAAEHLTT from the coding sequence ATGGGCGGGTTCTTCACCGGACGGACGCTGACCGGCATCGGGCGCGATCTGCGCGCGGGCCGGGAGTCGGCGCGGGGCCTGGTCGCGCGGGTCCTGGATTCGGTCGACAAGGACCTGAACGCCTTCGTGACCCTGGACGCCGAGGGCGCCGAGGCCGCCGCCCGGTGGGCCGACGAGGAGCTGGCGTCCGGCGTCGACCGGGGCCCGCTGCACGGCGTCCCGGTCGCGGTGAAGGACATCATCGACGTCGCCGGGCTCCCCACCGGCATGGGGTCAGGCCACTACGCCGGGCACGTCGCCGAGGCCGACGCGGCCTGCGTGACGATGCTCAGGGACGCGGGCGCCGTGATCGTCGGCAAGACCGGGACGCAGGAGTTCGCGTTCGGCGGCAGCGGCGACGTGTCGGTGAACGGGGCGGTCCGCAACCCCCACGACCGGGAGCGGATGTCCGGCGGGTCCAGCAGCGGCAGCGCCGTCGCGGTCGCCGCGGGCATGGTCCCGCTCGCCATCGGCACCGACACGGGCGGGTCGGTGCGCATCCCGTCCGCGTTCTGCGGGATCGCCGGGTTCAAGCCGGCGCACGGCACGATCCCGGCCGACGGAGTGTTCCCGCTGTCGCGCTCGCTCGACCACGTGGGCGTCCTCGCCGCCACCGCCGACGACTGCCGCGTCGCCTACCACGCGCTGACCGGGCCCGCGGAGGCCGTCCCCTCCCTCCTGGCCGGCTCGTCCGGCGGCGGCCGGGCCGGGGACGCCCCGTACGGGCGTGTCGCCTGGATCGAGCCGCCGGCGTGCGACCCGGAGGTGGAGCGGCGCGTCCGCGCCCTGTTCCCGGACGCGCCGTCCGAGCGGATCGACTTCGCCGGGCTCCGGCAGGTGTTCCTGGCGATCGAGTACAGCGAGGCGTACGACGTGCACGCCGAGCGGGTCGCCGAGGCGCCCGGCCGGTACCAGGCCGCGACGCTCGCCCGCCTGGAGGACGCGGGCCGGATGCCGGGCTGGCGGCTCGTGCGTGCGCTGCGCGAGCGGGACCGGTACGCCGAGGAGATCGCCGGTCTGCTGGACCGCTACGACCTGCTGGCCATGCCCACCATGCCGATCCCCGCGCCCCGGATCGGCGCGACCGAGGTCGGGCTCGGCCCGCTCACCGCGCTGCTGGTCAGCCTCACCTCGCCGTGGAACGTGCTGGGGCTGCCCGCCCTGTCCGTCCCCGCCGGAACCGTCCCGGCGGACGGCGGCGGCGAGCTGCCGATCGGGGCGCAGCTAGTCACCCGCCGCGGCGCGGAGAGCCTCCTGTTCACAGCCGCCGAGCACCTCACCACTTGA
- a CDS encoding phosphoketolase family protein produces MTQSGTLSDDDVRQINAYWRAANYLSVGQIYLLDNPLLREPLERRDLKPRLLGHWGTTPGLNFCYAHLNRVIRARDLDMIYVMGPGHGGPAAVANAWLEGTYSEVYPEVSQDEAGMRRLFRQFSFPGGIPSHVAPETPGSIHEGGELGYSLAHAFGAAFDNPGLVVACVVGDGEAETGPLAASWHSTKFLDPVRDGAVLPVLHLNGYKIANPAVLARIPEEELVQLLDGYGYRPFLVSGDEPASMHRKMAAALDQALDEIADIQRAAREGRATERRRWPMIVLRSPKGWTGPKEVDGLPVENTWRSHQVPLAGVCEDAGHRAQLEEWLRSYRPEELFDEAGRPVAALRALAPAGDRRMSANPHANGGLLLKPLALPDFRDYAVEVGKPGTVTTEPTRRLGTFLRDVVRANPSNFRIMGADETASNRLGDVFQATDRVFQGGLLPTDEHQARSGQVMEVLSEHLCQGWLEGYLLTGRHGLFNSYEAFVHIVDAMFNQHAKWLKVTRGLPWRRPIASLNYLLSSHVWRQDHNGFTHQDPGFLDVVLNKKPEIVRVYLPPDANTLLSVGDHCLRSRDYVNVVVAGKQPALNWLPMDAAIAHCTRGIGIWEWASTDGGADPDVVLACAGDIPTLETLAAADLLRQLFPELRVRVVNVVDLMRLQPSSEHPHGLSDREFDALFTTDKPIIFAFHGYPYLIHRLTYRRAGHGNLHVRGYKEEGTTTTPFDMVMLNDLDRFHLVMDVIDRVPSLGARVAHLRQRMADQRLFLRAYTREHGEDAPEVRDWTWPY; encoded by the coding sequence ATGACCCAGTCGGGCACCCTGAGCGATGACGACGTACGGCAGATCAACGCGTACTGGAGAGCCGCCAACTACCTGTCCGTGGGGCAGATCTACCTCCTGGACAACCCGCTGCTCCGCGAGCCCCTCGAACGGCGCGACCTCAAGCCGCGGCTGCTCGGGCACTGGGGCACCACGCCGGGACTGAACTTCTGCTACGCCCACCTCAACCGCGTGATCAGGGCGCGCGACCTCGACATGATCTACGTCATGGGCCCGGGGCACGGCGGGCCCGCGGCGGTCGCGAACGCCTGGCTCGAAGGCACCTACAGCGAGGTGTACCCGGAGGTGTCGCAGGACGAGGCGGGCATGCGCCGGCTGTTCCGGCAGTTCTCCTTCCCCGGTGGCATCCCGAGCCACGTCGCGCCGGAGACGCCCGGCTCCATCCACGAGGGCGGCGAGCTCGGCTACTCCCTGGCCCACGCGTTCGGGGCGGCCTTCGACAACCCCGGCCTCGTGGTCGCGTGCGTCGTCGGGGACGGCGAGGCCGAGACGGGCCCCCTGGCGGCGAGCTGGCACTCCACCAAGTTCCTCGACCCCGTGCGGGACGGCGCCGTCCTGCCCGTCCTGCACCTCAACGGCTACAAGATCGCGAACCCGGCGGTGCTGGCCCGCATCCCCGAGGAGGAGCTCGTCCAGCTCCTGGACGGGTACGGCTACCGCCCGTTCCTGGTGAGCGGCGACGAGCCCGCCTCCATGCACCGCAAGATGGCCGCCGCCCTCGACCAGGCCCTCGACGAGATCGCCGACATCCAGCGCGCCGCCCGCGAGGGGCGGGCGACCGAGCGGCGCCGCTGGCCCATGATCGTCCTGCGGTCCCCCAAGGGCTGGACGGGCCCGAAGGAGGTGGACGGGCTGCCGGTCGAGAACACCTGGCGCTCCCACCAGGTGCCCCTCGCCGGGGTGTGCGAGGACGCCGGGCACCGCGCGCAGCTGGAGGAGTGGCTGCGCTCCTACCGCCCGGAGGAGCTGTTCGACGAGGCGGGCCGCCCGGTGGCCGCGCTCCGGGCCCTCGCGCCCGCGGGCGACCGGCGGATGAGCGCGAACCCGCACGCCAACGGCGGGCTGCTGCTGAAGCCGCTGGCCCTGCCCGACTTCCGCGACTACGCCGTGGAGGTCGGCAAGCCCGGCACCGTCACGACCGAGCCCACCCGCAGGCTCGGCACGTTCCTGCGCGACGTCGTGCGGGCCAACCCGTCCAACTTCCGGATCATGGGCGCGGACGAGACGGCGTCCAACCGGCTCGGGGACGTGTTCCAGGCCACCGACCGCGTCTTCCAGGGCGGGCTGCTGCCGACCGACGAGCACCAGGCCCGGTCCGGCCAGGTGATGGAGGTGCTGAGCGAGCACCTGTGCCAGGGCTGGCTGGAGGGCTACCTGCTCACCGGGCGACACGGGCTGTTCAACAGCTACGAGGCGTTCGTGCACATCGTCGACGCCATGTTCAACCAGCACGCCAAGTGGCTCAAGGTCACCCGCGGCCTGCCGTGGCGGCGGCCGATCGCGTCGCTGAACTACCTGCTGTCGTCGCACGTGTGGCGGCAGGACCACAACGGCTTCACCCACCAGGACCCCGGCTTCCTCGACGTCGTGCTGAACAAGAAGCCGGAGATCGTCCGCGTGTACCTGCCGCCGGACGCGAACACGCTGCTGTCGGTCGGCGACCACTGCCTGCGCTCCCGCGACTACGTCAACGTGGTCGTGGCGGGGAAGCAGCCCGCGCTGAACTGGCTGCCGATGGACGCCGCGATCGCGCACTGCACCCGCGGCATCGGCATCTGGGAGTGGGCGTCCACCGACGGCGGCGCGGACCCCGACGTCGTGCTGGCCTGCGCGGGCGACATCCCGACGCTGGAGACGCTCGCGGCCGCCGACCTGCTCCGGCAGCTGTTCCCCGAGCTGCGCGTCCGGGTCGTCAACGTGGTCGACCTGATGCGGCTCCAGCCGTCCAGCGAGCATCCCCACGGCCTGTCGGACCGCGAGTTCGACGCGCTGTTCACCACCGACAAGCCCATCATCTTCGCCTTCCACGGCTACCCGTACCTCATCCACCGCCTCACCTACCGGCGCGCGGGACACGGCAACCTGCACGTCCGCGGCTACAAGGAGGAGGGGACGACGACCACGCCGTTCGACATGGTCATGCTGAACGACCTCGACCGGTTCCACCTCGTGATGGACGTCATCGACCGCGTCCCGTCCCTCGGCGCCCGCGTCGCCCACCTCCGGCAGCGGATGGCCGACCAGCGCCTCTTCCTGCGCGCCTACACGCGCGAGCACGGCGAGGACGCCCCGGAGGTCCGCGACTGGACGTGGCCCTACTGA
- a CDS encoding acetate/propionate family kinase → MRVLTVNPGSSSLKVSLLDAGDEVLAEDSGGGHEMAGLVARLPRPDAVGIRFVHGGTDFTEPVRVDEKVTARLRELADLAPLHQPASLRALAEITGVLPDVPAVACFDTAFHATLPDAAATYALPREWSERFGLRRYGFHGLSFSYAVRRAGEMIGADPAALRMVVCHLGAGASLCAVAGGRSVDTTMGFTPLEGLVMATRAGSIDPGIPLWLMKHGIAPAEVNDALERDSGLRGLTGTGDMRRVRERAAEDDRAALAALDVYHHRLRACAAAMTASLGGLDALVFTGGIGENDPAVRLRLAEDLAHLGTRVDPGRNAAADGDTDVTAAGAAVRTLVVAAREDLEIAAGVRRCLRPQAPPAAVR, encoded by the coding sequence ATGCGCGTCCTGACGGTCAACCCCGGGTCGAGCAGCCTGAAGGTGAGCCTGCTCGACGCCGGAGACGAGGTCCTCGCCGAGGACTCCGGCGGCGGCCACGAGATGGCCGGGCTGGTCGCCCGGCTGCCCCGGCCGGACGCCGTCGGCATCCGGTTCGTCCACGGCGGCACCGACTTCACCGAGCCGGTGCGCGTCGACGAGAAGGTCACCGCGCGGCTCCGCGAGCTCGCCGACCTCGCGCCGCTGCACCAGCCCGCCTCCCTGCGCGCCCTGGCCGAGATCACCGGCGTCCTGCCGGACGTCCCGGCCGTGGCGTGCTTCGACACCGCCTTCCACGCCACCCTGCCGGACGCCGCCGCGACCTACGCGCTCCCCCGGGAGTGGTCCGAGCGGTTCGGGCTGCGCCGCTACGGCTTTCACGGGCTGTCGTTCTCCTACGCCGTGCGCCGCGCCGGCGAGATGATCGGCGCCGACCCGGCCGCGCTGCGGATGGTGGTGTGCCACCTCGGCGCCGGGGCGTCGCTGTGCGCGGTGGCCGGGGGCCGGTCGGTCGACACCACCATGGGGTTCACGCCCCTCGAAGGGCTGGTCATGGCGACGCGGGCGGGCAGCATCGACCCCGGCATCCCGCTCTGGCTGATGAAGCACGGCATCGCGCCCGCGGAGGTGAACGACGCGCTCGAACGCGACTCCGGGCTGCGCGGCCTCACCGGCACCGGCGACATGCGCCGGGTCCGCGAGCGGGCCGCCGAGGACGACCGGGCCGCCCTCGCCGCCCTGGACGTCTACCATCACCGCCTCCGCGCCTGCGCCGCCGCGATGACCGCCTCGCTGGGCGGGCTCGACGCCCTCGTCTTCACCGGCGGGATCGGCGAGAACGACCCGGCGGTGCGCCTGCGGCTGGCCGAGGACCTCGCCCACCTCGGGACCCGCGTCGACCCCGGCCGCAACGCGGCCGCGGACGGCGACACCGACGTCACCGCCGCCGGCGCGGCCGTCCGGACGCTCGTGGTGGCGGCGCGCGAGGACCTGGAGATCGCCGCCGGCGTCCGGAGGTGCCTGCGGCCGCAAGCCCCGCCCGCCGCCGTGAGGTAG
- a CDS encoding GAF domain-containing protein: MENTAGASEGAIRRLANIQAITDEAFAAMDVDDLLDTLLDRVRAALGVDTAVVLLLDREERFLVATAAKGLEEEVVQAAHVPVGEGFAGRVAAERRPVYVPHVSSAGVFNPLLAERGLQSLLGVPLVGGGTLVGVMHVGTLAHRRFTGEGPSSSSSRPPTPRWRCGPCWAGPNAPARWSCSAASSRPRRRGSPVSNWPPATVPARRSSAETGTTCSTCRRERSASSWGTWRATGSRQPS, from the coding sequence GTGGAGAACACGGCGGGCGCTTCGGAGGGCGCGATCCGCAGGCTGGCGAACATCCAGGCGATCACCGACGAGGCGTTCGCCGCCATGGACGTGGACGACCTCCTCGACACCCTCCTCGACCGCGTCCGCGCCGCGCTGGGGGTCGACACCGCCGTGGTCCTGCTCCTGGACCGGGAGGAGCGGTTCCTCGTGGCGACGGCCGCGAAGGGCCTCGAGGAGGAGGTCGTCCAGGCCGCCCATGTCCCGGTGGGCGAGGGGTTCGCCGGGCGCGTCGCCGCCGAGCGGCGGCCGGTCTACGTCCCGCACGTGTCCAGCGCCGGCGTGTTCAACCCGCTGCTCGCCGAGCGGGGCCTGCAATCGCTGCTCGGCGTCCCGCTCGTCGGCGGCGGGACGCTGGTCGGCGTCATGCACGTGGGGACGCTCGCCCACCGTCGCTTCACCGGCGAGGGACCGAGTTCCTCCAGCTCGCGGCCTCCCACGCCGCGCTGGCGGTGCGGTCCCTGCTGGGCCGGGCCGAACGCGCCGGCGCGCTGGAGCTGCAGCGCAGCCTCATCCCGGCCCCGCCGCCGCGGGTCCCCGGTCTCGAACTGGCCGCCCGCTACCGTCCCGGCAAGGCGCTCGTCGGCGGAGACTGGTACGACGTGTTCGACCTGCCGTCGGGAGAGGTCGGCATCGTCATGGGGGACGTGGCGGGCCACGGGCTCTCGGCAGCCGTCGTGA
- a CDS encoding PP2C family protein-serine/threonine phosphatase gives MGDVAGHGLSAAVVMGRMRSALRAYALDNDDPAEVLRKLNRKMLHFEPEATATVLYAVVDPVVGRVRVSSAGHPPPVLALPDGPAESVDMKFDVLIGLGENLPRRTMTFGLRPGALLCFYTDGLIERRNEPILDGVARLCEATYAGPPETVGAAVMSAMIGREAPEDDVALLVARRVP, from the coding sequence ATGGGGGACGTGGCGGGCCACGGGCTCTCGGCAGCCGTCGTGATGGGCCGGATGCGCAGCGCGCTGCGCGCCTACGCGCTGGACAACGACGACCCGGCCGAGGTGCTGCGCAAGCTCAACCGGAAGATGCTGCACTTCGAGCCGGAGGCGACGGCGACCGTCCTGTACGCGGTCGTCGACCCCGTGGTGGGCCGGGTCCGGGTCTCGTCGGCCGGGCACCCTCCCCCGGTCCTCGCGCTTCCGGACGGCCCGGCGGAGTCGGTGGACATGAAGTTCGACGTCCTGATCGGCCTGGGCGAGAACCTCCCCCGCCGGACCATGACCTTCGGCCTCCGGCCCGGCGCCCTGCTCTGCTTCTACACCGACGGGCTGATCGAGCGGCGGAACGAACCGATCCTCGACGGCGTCGCCCGGCTGTGCGAGGCGACCTACGCCGGCCCGCCCGAGACGGTCGGCGCGGCGGTGATGTCGGCGATGATCGGCCGCGAGGCGCCCGAGGACGACGTCGCGCTCCTGGTCGCGCGCCGCGTCCCGTAG
- a CDS encoding Lrp/AsnC family transcriptional regulator, with product MTRTTLLDLQILRRLVEQPRIGVTELAAKLGIARNTAHARVERLEREGVIGHRGREVDLGAIGFELTAFVTLEVAQGRLREAAVALSAIPRVLEVLGITGQGDLLVRAVAPNGKQLHEVIDSILACPGVRRSTTSIVLTHQVPFRVGPLLEDEEKRARAASRKPAD from the coding sequence GTGACCCGTACCACTCTCCTCGATCTGCAGATCCTGCGCCGCCTCGTCGAGCAGCCCCGCATCGGCGTCACGGAACTGGCCGCCAAGCTCGGCATCGCCCGCAACACCGCGCACGCCCGGGTGGAGCGCCTCGAACGCGAGGGGGTCATCGGCCACCGCGGCCGCGAGGTCGACCTCGGCGCCATCGGATTCGAGCTGACGGCCTTCGTCACCCTGGAGGTGGCCCAGGGCCGGCTGCGCGAGGCCGCCGTGGCGCTCTCGGCGATCCCGCGCGTCCTGGAGGTCCTCGGGATCACCGGCCAGGGCGACCTCCTCGTCCGCGCCGTCGCCCCCAACGGCAAGCAGCTCCACGAGGTCATCGACTCGATCCTGGCCTGCCCCGGCGTCCGCCGCAGCACCACCTCGATCGTGCTGACCCACCAGGTCCCGTTCCGCGTCGGCCCCCTCCTGGAGGACGAGGAGAAGCGCGCCCGGGCCGCGTCCCGCAAGCCGGCCGACTGA
- a CDS encoding indolepyruvate ferredoxin oxidoreductase family protein, with protein MSTTVSSSPLRDRLELERGRIAIGGVHALVRLLLEQRRADARRGWRTAGFVSGYRGSPLGGLDQQLVRDAKLLDAHDIRFVPGVNEELAATAVYGSQLADHLPGPRFEGVFGLWYGKAPGVDRSLDAFKHANWLGTSERGGVLAVVGDDPSAKSSTLPSATEGALAEAFMPVLVPASVGDLLRLGRHGFEMSRFSGAWTGFKLVTDVADSHEIVDVEPVPGPVYPEFAWRGRPWKPTRKPGVDLQGTTALETEVLQGRLQAATAYSAANGLDRIEGAAGDAAVGLVAAGRTYVELREALDRLGLDDEALARRGVRLLRLAMIYPLDADRIREFARGLREIVVVEEKRPFVETQIRDVLYDLAERPAVYGKNGPDGAGLVPPDGGLDADRLVKALARLLADRVGQEHVDLRDAVLKPRTPQINLLAPARTPYFCSGCPHNRSTVVPDGSVAASGIGCHVMTVFTDRGIGTTQMGGEGAMWVGAAPFSDTGHMFQNLGDGTFFHSGSLAVRQAVAAGTSITFKILYNAAVAMTGGQDADGGSDPAAITRMLHAEGVAKIVVVADDPSRYPRGTGWAPGVRVRHRDDLDAVQRELREIPGVTVLLYDQACAAETRRKRKRGLVPDPQTRVLINEAVCEGCGDCGTKSNCLSVEPVETEFGRKTQINQTSCNKDYSCVDGDCPSFVTVLPGGKPRAARTLAPIGELEEPEARPESADVLLVGIGGTGVVTVNQVLATAALIDGRHARALDQTGLSQKAGAVVSHLRIGTADRERPGMVGAGGADAYLVFDSLAGTTEANLRRCAPDRTAAIVSTSEVPTGRMIVDTSASLPPSAALVRRIAERTRADRLVALDALALAERWFGATTTANFVVVGAAYQAGLLPLSAKAIEEALTLNGVQVEANIQAFRAGRRLVLEPEGRDEAAAPAAQVAPRPLDATASAAMDLVDAAGVDGELARVLRIRVPDLAAYQNLALAGRYLDAVLRVARAEDAAGAAGNRLAVAVARNLYKLMAYKDEYEVARLHLDPELARRVEEQFGPGSRVAYMLHPPLLRAVGVDRKIALGRTARPAFRALRAMRRLRGTPLDPFGATAQRRAERRLVTGYVAVVNELVAGLDAGAAGDGRHESAVRIAELPDMIRGYEDVKTANIARYEESLRELLAAWRAERSPSRV; from the coding sequence ATGAGCACCACCGTTTCTTCCTCCCCCCTCCGCGACCGGCTCGAACTGGAGCGCGGCCGGATCGCGATCGGCGGGGTGCACGCCCTCGTCCGGCTGCTGCTGGAGCAGCGGCGCGCGGACGCCCGGCGGGGATGGCGGACCGCCGGGTTCGTGTCCGGGTACCGGGGGTCCCCGCTCGGCGGCCTCGACCAGCAGCTGGTGCGGGACGCGAAGCTGCTGGACGCCCACGACATCCGGTTCGTGCCGGGCGTGAACGAGGAGCTGGCGGCGACGGCCGTGTACGGGTCGCAGCTCGCCGACCACCTGCCGGGTCCCCGGTTCGAGGGCGTGTTCGGGCTCTGGTACGGCAAGGCGCCCGGGGTGGACCGGTCACTGGACGCGTTCAAGCACGCGAACTGGCTCGGCACGTCGGAGCGCGGCGGGGTGCTCGCCGTGGTGGGCGACGACCCGTCCGCGAAGTCGTCCACGCTGCCGTCGGCGACGGAGGGCGCGCTCGCGGAGGCGTTCATGCCGGTGCTGGTGCCCGCGTCGGTGGGCGACCTGCTGCGCCTCGGGCGGCACGGCTTCGAGATGTCGCGGTTCAGCGGGGCGTGGACCGGGTTCAAGCTCGTGACGGACGTCGCCGACTCGCACGAGATCGTGGACGTCGAGCCGGTGCCCGGCCCGGTGTACCCGGAGTTCGCGTGGCGCGGGCGGCCGTGGAAGCCGACGCGCAAGCCGGGCGTCGACCTCCAGGGCACGACGGCCCTCGAAACCGAGGTCCTCCAGGGCCGCCTTCAGGCCGCGACGGCCTACTCGGCGGCCAACGGCCTCGACCGGATCGAGGGCGCCGCCGGCGACGCGGCCGTCGGGCTGGTCGCCGCGGGCCGCACCTATGTGGAGCTGCGCGAGGCCCTCGACCGGCTCGGGCTGGACGACGAGGCCCTCGCCCGCCGGGGCGTCCGGCTGCTGCGCCTCGCCATGATCTACCCGCTGGACGCGGACCGGATCCGCGAGTTCGCCCGCGGCCTGCGCGAGATCGTCGTCGTGGAGGAGAAGCGGCCGTTCGTCGAGACGCAGATCCGGGACGTCCTGTACGACCTGGCGGAGCGTCCCGCCGTGTACGGCAAGAACGGCCCGGACGGCGCCGGCCTGGTCCCGCCGGACGGGGGCCTGGACGCCGACCGTCTCGTGAAGGCCCTCGCCAGGCTCCTCGCCGACCGCGTCGGGCAGGAGCACGTGGACCTGCGCGACGCGGTGCTGAAGCCCCGCACGCCGCAGATCAACCTGCTCGCCCCTGCGCGCACCCCGTACTTCTGCTCGGGCTGCCCCCACAACCGGTCGACGGTCGTCCCGGACGGGTCGGTCGCGGCGAGCGGCATCGGCTGCCACGTGATGACCGTGTTCACCGACCGCGGCATCGGCACCACGCAGATGGGCGGCGAGGGCGCGATGTGGGTGGGCGCGGCGCCGTTCTCGGACACCGGGCACATGTTCCAGAACCTCGGCGACGGGACGTTCTTCCACTCCGGCAGCCTCGCGGTCCGGCAGGCCGTCGCCGCCGGAACCAGCATCACCTTCAAGATCCTCTACAACGCCGCGGTGGCGATGACCGGCGGGCAGGACGCCGACGGCGGCTCCGACCCGGCCGCGATCACCCGGATGCTGCACGCCGAGGGCGTCGCGAAGATCGTGGTGGTGGCGGACGACCCGTCCCGCTACCCGCGCGGGACCGGCTGGGCGCCCGGCGTCCGGGTCCGGCACCGCGACGACCTCGACGCCGTCCAGCGGGAGCTGCGCGAGATCCCGGGCGTGACCGTCCTGCTGTACGACCAGGCGTGCGCGGCCGAGACGCGGCGCAAGCGCAAGCGCGGCCTCGTCCCCGACCCGCAGACCCGCGTCCTGATCAACGAGGCGGTCTGCGAGGGGTGCGGCGACTGCGGCACCAAGTCGAACTGCCTCAGCGTGGAGCCGGTCGAGACCGAGTTCGGCCGCAAGACGCAGATCAACCAGACGTCCTGCAACAAGGACTACTCGTGCGTGGACGGCGACTGCCCCTCGTTCGTCACCGTCCTGCCGGGCGGCAAGCCCAGGGCCGCACGGACGCTGGCGCCGATCGGCGAGCTGGAGGAGCCCGAGGCGCGGCCCGAGTCGGCGGACGTGCTGCTCGTCGGCATCGGCGGCACCGGCGTCGTGACCGTGAACCAGGTGCTCGCCACGGCGGCGCTCATCGACGGCCGCCACGCCCGCGCGCTCGACCAGACCGGGCTCAGCCAGAAGGCCGGCGCGGTCGTGTCGCACCTGCGCATCGGAACCGCCGACCGGGAGCGGCCGGGCATGGTCGGAGCCGGCGGCGCCGACGCCTACCTCGTGTTCGACTCCCTGGCCGGGACGACGGAGGCCAACCTGCGCCGCTGCGCGCCGGACCGCACCGCCGCGATCGTGTCGACCAGCGAGGTGCCGACCGGGCGGATGATCGTGGACACCTCGGCGTCGCTGCCGCCGAGCGCGGCGCTGGTCAGGCGGATCGCCGAGCGCACCCGGGCGGACCGGCTGGTCGCGCTCGACGCCCTCGCGCTCGCCGAGCGCTGGTTCGGCGCCACGACGACGGCCAACTTCGTGGTGGTCGGCGCCGCCTACCAGGCGGGGCTGCTGCCCCTGTCGGCGAAGGCGATCGAGGAGGCCCTCACGCTGAACGGCGTGCAGGTGGAGGCGAACATCCAGGCGTTCCGCGCCGGGCGCCGCCTCGTGCTCGAACCCGAGGGCCGGGACGAGGCCGCGGCGCCCGCCGCCCAGGTCGCGCCGCGCCCGCTGGACGCGACCGCGTCGGCCGCGATGGACCTCGTCGACGCGGCCGGCGTGGACGGCGAGCTGGCCCGCGTCCTGCGGATCCGCGTGCCCGACCTCGCCGCCTACCAGAACCTGGCGCTCGCCGGGCGGTACCTGGACGCGGTCCTGCGCGTCGCCAGGGCCGAGGACGCGGCGGGGGCCGCCGGGAACCGCCTCGCGGTGGCCGTGGCGCGCAACCTGTACAAGCTGATGGCCTACAAGGACGAGTACGAGGTGGCCCGCCTGCACCTCGACCCGGAGCTCGCCCGGCGCGTCGAGGAGCAGTTCGGGCCCGGCTCCCGGGTCGCCTACATGCTGCACCCGCCGCTGCTGCGGGCCGTCGGCGTGGACCGCAAGATCGCGCTCGGCCGGACGGCCCGCCCGGCGTTCCGCGCGCTGCGCGCGATGCGGCGGCTGCGCGGCACCCCGCTCGACCCGTTCGGCGCCACCGCGCAGCGGCGCGCCGAGCGGCGCCTCGTCACCGGGTACGTCGCGGTGGTGAACGAGCTGGTGGCCGGGCTGGACGCGGGCGCCGCCGGGGACGGCCGGCACGAGTCCGCCGTCCGGATCGCCGAGCTGCCGGACATGATCCGCGGTTACGAGGACGTCAAGACCGCGAACATCGCCCGGTACGAGGAGAGCCTGCGCGAGCTGCTCGCCGCGTGGCGGGCCGAGCGGTCGCCGAGCCGGGTGTGA
- a CDS encoding DUF6338 family protein, producing the protein MTVGSIVVPVVLLVLAAVPGLHFDLVRGRRERARPGGTLPRFSRVVVAGTMVTTVTSILLGVLGQAVVPSPHRLLDEGGAAVPPLAAAWTACCFLALSLTLSSLAAAVLARLENRPGPFPAEARPAAGSSADYGDRDVELEITLNSGETFRGLLGEESAARGSEPPFITLCGPIFQLDGHGKPLPLDALHWDRMVVPTRSVTSVLVRPVEERPPPPAALRGVPSRHSAPRLHPSDQLKIFVEQCYACRLAPGPLAKLLALELVVIALAGAVAGAIT; encoded by the coding sequence ATGACCGTGGGCTCCATTGTCGTGCCCGTCGTACTGCTGGTCTTGGCGGCGGTTCCGGGCCTGCATTTCGATCTGGTGCGCGGCCGCCGGGAACGCGCCCGCCCGGGCGGCACGCTGCCGCGGTTCTCCCGCGTGGTGGTCGCAGGCACGATGGTCACGACGGTGACGTCGATCCTGCTGGGCGTGCTGGGGCAGGCCGTGGTGCCGAGCCCGCACCGCCTCCTGGACGAGGGCGGCGCCGCGGTCCCGCCCCTCGCCGCCGCCTGGACGGCGTGCTGTTTCCTCGCGCTTTCCCTTACGCTCTCGTCGCTGGCCGCGGCCGTTCTCGCGCGTTTGGAGAATCGTCCGGGGCCGTTTCCCGCCGAGGCCCGTCCGGCGGCCGGGTCGAGCGCCGATTACGGGGACCGCGACGTCGAACTCGAAATCACCCTGAACAGCGGCGAGACCTTTCGCGGACTCCTCGGAGAGGAATCGGCGGCGCGCGGGAGCGAGCCGCCCTTCATCACCCTGTGCGGCCCCATCTTCCAGCTCGACGGGCACGGCAAGCCGCTGCCGCTGGACGCGCTGCACTGGGACCGGATGGTCGTGCCGACGCGGTCGGTCACCAGCGTGCTGGTGCGGCCGGTGGAGGAGCGGCCGCCCCCGCCGGCGGCGCTGCGCGGCGTCCCGTCGCGGCACTCCGCGCCGCGCCTGCACCCGTCCGACCAGCTCAAGATCTTCGTCGAGCAGTGCTACGCGTGCCGGCTCGCGCCGGGCCCGCTGGCCAAGCTGCTCGCGCTGGAGCTGGTGGTGATCGCGCTGGCCGGTGCGGTGGCCGGCGCGATCACCTGA